Proteins encoded within one genomic window of Methanosarcina barkeri str. Wiesmoor:
- a CDS encoding lysylphosphatidylglycerol synthase transmembrane domain-containing protein → MGTLIKIIVALLLLAAGVYLVRSYWIEIIPVLEEIWGTLRETKLRYVFLAISVYLLSVYLFSVRWQQVLYCVGYDLKATSLVPIYFGAVFVNNITPGGNMATGESFRILWANKLFGISYINVFKTVFFERLVEGIPVFLLSIYILYAFPSLEIRLLPAMDSLTLESFHLFFLVFLAAGIAIWLFRAKLATLFRNILKNWEQFKRAFAPVFLLSCGVWILDVIRLKLVALALNIDLSLNLIVTISVLTFILGALPLTPGGLGIIEGGLISLLLYFGLSLASASSFVFLERFISYGLSSVIGFIYLSYYGGFKIWKKSKEEKLH, encoded by the coding sequence ATGGGAACTTTGATAAAAATCATTGTGGCCCTTTTACTGCTCGCAGCAGGTGTATATCTTGTCCGCAGTTACTGGATAGAGATCATACCTGTTCTGGAAGAAATATGGGGGACACTCAGAGAAACAAAGCTGCGTTATGTTTTTCTAGCGATCTCAGTATACTTACTGAGTGTATACTTATTTTCAGTCCGCTGGCAGCAGGTTCTCTACTGTGTTGGTTACGATCTAAAAGCCACAAGTCTTGTTCCTATTTATTTCGGAGCAGTATTTGTAAACAACATTACTCCTGGAGGGAACATGGCAACAGGAGAATCCTTCAGAATACTTTGGGCCAACAAACTTTTTGGGATAAGCTATATCAATGTTTTTAAAACAGTTTTCTTTGAAAGATTGGTTGAAGGAATTCCTGTTTTTCTCTTATCAATTTATATTCTATATGCATTCCCCTCTTTAGAGATCAGACTCCTGCCCGCAATGGACAGTTTAACGTTAGAATCATTCCATCTGTTTTTCCTGGTATTCCTGGCAGCAGGAATAGCAATTTGGTTATTTCGAGCAAAATTAGCTACTCTCTTTCGAAATATATTGAAAAACTGGGAACAGTTTAAGCGCGCTTTTGCTCCTGTGTTCCTTTTATCCTGTGGGGTCTGGATCCTTGATGTAATACGCCTCAAACTGGTTGCTTTAGCCCTGAATATTGACCTCTCTTTAAACCTGATTGTAACAATTTCAGTCTTGACTTTCATTCTAGGAGCCCTACCATTAACTCCAGGAGGCCTCGGAATAATTGAAGGAGGCCTGATCTCTTTACTTCTATACTTTGGCTTGTCCCTCGCATCTGCAAGCAGTTTCGTGTTCTTAGAGCGTTTTATTTCTTATGGGCTCAGCAGCGTAATTGGATTTATTTACTTATCCTATTATGGAGGATTTAAAATCTG
- a CDS encoding APC family permease: MEPGYFLFSGQLLRFTGNAVYISFIIAEVVALLNAYSYAKLGVRYQSAGGPVEFILKGFGDGVLSGGLNLLLWVSYVFALALYSKGFSFYAVTFLPPGSAQV, encoded by the coding sequence TTGGAGCCGGGATATTTTCTATTTTCGGGACAGCTGTTAAGATTTACAGGAAATGCAGTATATATCTCTTTCATTATTGCAGAGGTGGTAGCACTTTTAAATGCTTATTCCTACGCAAAACTTGGGGTAAGGTATCAATCTGCTGGAGGTCCTGTAGAATTTATTCTAAAGGGGTTCGGAGACGGAGTTTTAAGTGGAGGGCTTAACCTTTTACTCTGGGTAAGCTACGTCTTCGCACTTGCCCTTTATTCAAAAGGTTTCTCTTTTTATGCAGTAACCTTCCTGCCTCCAGGTTCAGCGCAGGTATGA
- a CDS encoding amino acid permease: MFLAYQEFGLITNTVEDIKNPETNLPRAIYLSIILVVIIYVSVSLAVIGNLSTFEMKSQKTMLLQLQHSLF, from the coding sequence GTGTTTCTTGCATACCAGGAGTTTGGACTGATAACCAATACTGTGGAAGACATCAAAAATCCAGAAACCAATCTTCCAAGAGCAATTTATCTGAGTATTATACTTGTCGTTATTATCTATGTATCAGTTAGCCTTGCAGTAATCGGAAACCTCTCAACCTTTGAGATGAAAAGTCAAAAGACTATGCTCTTGCAGCTGCAGCACAGCCTTTTCTAG